One part of the Lotus japonicus ecotype B-129 chromosome 2, LjGifu_v1.2 genome encodes these proteins:
- the LOC130738130 gene encoding peroxidase 12-like yields the protein MAKTSACSYPSLFLIFSILFTSHFFLGSEAQTKPPVVEGLSFSFYSKTCPKLETVVRNHLKKVLKKDNGQAPGLLRIFFHDCFVQGCDGSVLLDGSPGERDQPANIGIRPEALQTIEDIRALVHKQCGKIVSCADITILASRDAVFLTGGPDYAVPLGRRDGVSFSTVGTQKLPSPINNTTATLKAFADRNFDATDVVALSGAHTFGRAHCGTFFNRLSPLDPNMDKTLAKNLTATCPAQNSTNTANLDIRTPNVFDNKYYLDLMNRQGVFTSDQDLLSDKRTKGLVNAFAVNQTLFFEKFVDAVIKLSQLDVLTGNQGEIRGRCNVVNSNKKSSLLASVVEDVVEFADQF from the exons ATGGCCAAGACTAGTGCTTGCAGTTATCCTTCTCttttcttgatcttttccaTTCTATTCACTTCACACTTCTTCCTTGGCTCTGAGGCACAAACCAAGCCCCCAGTTGTGGAGGGACTGTCCTTTTCTTTCTACTCCAAAACATGTCCCAAGCTTGAAACTGTTGTGAGAAACCATCTCAAGAAGGTCCTCAAGAAAGATAATGGCCAAGCTCCTGGCTTACTCCGCATCTTCTTCCACGATTGCTTTGTTCAG GGGTGTGATGGGTCAGTGCTGCTGGATGGGTCACCAGGGGAAAGGGATCAACCAGCCAACATAGGCATAAGACCTGAGGCCTTGCAAACTATTGAGGACATCAGGGCTCTTGTCCATAAGCAGTGTGGAAAGATCGTCTCTTGCGCAGATATCACTATCTTAGCATCTCGTGATGCTGTTTTCCTA ACAGGAGGTCCGGACTATGCAGTTCCATTAGGAAGACGTGACGGAGTAAGTTTTAGCACAGTCGGAACACAAAAACTCCCATCACCAATCAACAACACCACTGCAACCCTAAAAGCTTTTGCGGATCGAAACTTCGACGCGACTGACGTTGTCGCCTTATCAGGTGCCCACACCTTTGGTCGCGCCCACTGCGGTACATTCTTCAACAGGCTCTCCCCTCTCGACCCCAACatggacaaaaccctagcaaaaAACCTCACTGCCACGTGCCCAGCTCAAAACTCGACCAACACTGCAAATTTAGACATCAGAACCCCCAATGTGTTTGATAACAAGTACTACCTCGACCTCATGAACCGCCAAGGCGTGTTCACCTCTGATCAGGACTTGCTCTCAGATAAGAGGACAAAAGGGTTGGTGAATGCTTTTGCAGTGAATCAGACATTGTTTTTTGAGAAGTTTGTGGATGCTGTTATCAAGTTGAGTCAGTTGGATGTTTTGACGGGAAACCAAGGTGAGATTCGTGGAAGGTGCAATGTGGTGAATAGTAACAAAAAATCTTCTTTGTTGGCTTCTGTGGTGGAAGATGTAGTGGAGTTTGCTGATCAGTTTTAA